Proteins encoded together in one Acipenser ruthenus chromosome 22, fAciRut3.2 maternal haplotype, whole genome shotgun sequence window:
- the LOC117431782 gene encoding uncharacterized protein LOC117431782, which yields MANSVPNLIQRDYAGVVEDATPPPRYPASTATPEVSCFNSATPEVSCFNSATPEVSCFNSATPEVSCFNSATPEVYSIPELYYSPPELHYSPVVYYSPTPKLYYSPVVYSPVVYCPTPKLYYSPVVYSPVVYCPTPKLYYSPVVYYSSVVYYCPTHKHYYSPVVYYCPTPKLCSPVVFYSPTPKLYYSPEVYYCPTPKLYYSPTPNHYYSPVVYYFPTPKLYSPVVYYSPTPKLYYSPVVFYSPTPKLYYSPEVYYCPTPKLYYFPTPKLYSPVVYYSPVVYYSPTPKLYYSPVVYSPVVYCPTPKLYYSPVVYSPVVYCPTPKLYYSPVVYYSSVVYYCPTHKHYYSPVVYYCPTPKLCSPVVFYSPTPKLYYSPEVYYCPTPKLYYSPTPNHYYSPVVYYFPTPKLYSPVVYYSPVVYYSPTPELYYFPVVYYSPTPKFYYSPEETLMQLPSGQPWRLPKQHDLLSRAQGTLWHPNPSSLQLWVWPLNGSI from the exons ATGGCTAACAGTGTCCCCAATCTAATACAACGTGACTACGCTGGAGTTGTGGAAGATGCCACT CCGCCCCCGAGGTATCCTGCTTCAACAGCCACCCCTGAGGTCTCCTGCTTCAACTCGGCCACCCCTGAGGTCTCCTGCTTCAACTCGGCCACCCCTGAGGTCTCCTGCTTCAACTCGGCCACCCCTGAGGTCTCCTGCTTCAACTCGGCCACCCCTGAGGTCTACTCCATCCCCGAGCTCTATTATTCCCCCCCCGAGCTCCATTATTCCCCCGTGGTCTATTATTCTCCCACCCCCAAGCTCTATTATTCCCCTGTGGTCTATTCCCCAGTGGTCTATTGCCCCACCCCCAAGCTCTATTATTCCCCTGTGGTCTATTCCCCAGTGGTCTATTGCCCCACCCCCAAGCTCTATTATTCCCCTGTGGTCTATTATTCCTCAGTGGTCTATTATTGCCCCACCCACAAGCACTATTATTCCCCCGTGGTCTATTATTGCCCCACCCCCAAGCTCTGTTCCCCCGTGGTCTTTTATTCCCCCACCCCCAAGCTCTATTATTCCCCCGAGGTCTATTATTGCCCCACCCCCAAGCTCTATTATTCCCCCACCCCCAATCACTATTATTCCCCCGTGGTCTATTATTTCCCCACCCCCAAGCTCTATTCCCCCGTGGTCTATTATTCCCCCACCCCCAAGCTCTATTATTCCCCCGTGGTCTTTTATTCCCCCACCCCCAAGCTCTATTATTCCCCCGAGGTCTATTATTGCCCCACCCCCAAGCTCTATTATTTCCCCACCCCCAAGCTCTATTCCCCTGTGGTCTATTATTCCCCCGTGGTCTATTATTCTCCCACCCCCAAGCTCTATTATTCCCCTGTGGTCTATTCCCCAGTGGTCTATTGCCCCACCCCCAAGCTCTATTATTCCCCTGTGGTCTATTCCCCAGTGGTCTATTGCCCCACCCCCAAGCTCTATTATTCCCCTGTGGTCTATTATTCCTCCGTGGTCTATTATTGCCCCACCCACAAGCACTATTATTCCCCCGTGGTCTATTATTGCCCCACCCCCAAGCTCTGTTCCCCCGTGGTCTTTTATTCCCCCACCCCCAAGCTCTATTATTCCCCCGAGGTCTATTATTGCCCCACCCCCAAGCTCTATTATTCCCCCACCCCCAATCACTATTATTCCCCCGTGGTCTATTATTTCCCCACCCCCAAGCTCTATTCCCCCGTGGTCTATTATTCCCCCGTGGTCTATTATTCCCCCACCCCCGAGCTCTATTATTTCCCCGTGGTCTATTATTCCCCCACCCCCAAGTTCTATTATTCCCCCGAG gagacccTGATGCAACTCCCGAgtggccagccgtggagactgcccaagcagCATGACCTGCTCAGTCGGGCACAGGGGACATTGTGGCAtcccaacccatcgagcctgcagctctgggtctggcccctgaatggctcCATTTGA